The Synchiropus splendidus isolate RoL2022-P1 chromosome 1, RoL_Sspl_1.0, whole genome shotgun sequence genome includes a window with the following:
- the LOC128766849 gene encoding TPA-induced transmembrane protein homolog isoform X1, with amino-acid sequence MSSAVTSRVVTWCGAVTWCGVVTWCGRWCHECGKTDVCSLRSLDVTWLLRRRRQGSKVCRVKEELNEVVFWKFRMWMILIFILLLIVAVVLISLVLCSLVYRDKDEGFDASAFNVSRLFNGSFRMESPAANQSRALRPRLQEQLEALYKSSPALGRYFSSAEVAPLREDPAVAEFRLKFLMPEAQQAQLRRFTLSREMIYNVLRQFLWEQPGLQVEPSSLRLS; translated from the exons ATGTCGAGTGCTGTGACCTCCCGTGTCGTGACCTGGTGTGGTGCCGTGACCTGGTGTGGTGTCGTGACCTGGTGTGGACGTTGGTGTCATGAGTGTGGAAAGACTGACGTCTGCTCTCTCCGGTCCCTGGATGTGACATGGCTGCTCCGACGGCGTCGCCAGGGGAGCAAGGTGTGTCGGGTCAAGGAGGAGCTGAATGAAGTGGTTTTCTGGAAGTTCCGCATGTGGAtgatcctcatcttcatcctgctgCTCATCGTGGCCGTCGTCCTCATCTCGCTGGTCTTGTGCTCAC TGGTGTACCGGGACAAGGACGAGGGGTTCGACGCCTCCGCCTTCAACGTCTCGCGCCTGTTCAACGGAAGCTTCCGGATGGAGAGTCCCGCCGCCAACCAGAGCCGAGCGCTGAGGCCCAGGCtgcaggagcag CTGGAGGCGCTGTACAAGTCCTCGCCTGCTCTGGGACGCTACTTCTCCTCGGCGGAGGTGGCCCCCCTCAG GGAGGACCCGGCGGTGGCAGAGTTCCGACTCAAGTTCCTGATGCCGGAGGCTCAGCAGGCTCAGCTGAGGAGGTTCACCCTGAGCCGGGAGATGATCTACAACGTCCTCAGGCAGTTCCTGTGGGAGCAGCCCGGCCTGCAGGTGGAGCCCTCCTCCCTCAGGCTGTCGTGA
- the ndufc2 gene encoding NADH dehydrogenase [ubiquinone] 1 subunit C2 encodes MGLLPDEAKCLPPPGLVNRYSVHLGLAGWATALLHNVFMHRPALRSGVHRQVLMCSVGWFLGYHLSKYETYTYAKRDRVIREYVRQHPERFPPQDKKTLAEIVEPFHPIR; translated from the exons ATGGGTCTCCTGCCGGACGAGGCCAAGTGTCTGCCGCCGCCTGGGCTGGTGAACCGCTACTCGGTCCACCTGGGGCTCGCGGGCTGGGCCACGGCGCTGCTCCACAACGTCTTCATGCACCGGCCGGCGCTGCGATCAG GTGTCCACCGGCAGGTGCTGATGTGCTCGGTGGGCTGGTTCCTGGGCTACCACCTCTCCAAGTACGAGACTTACACCTACGCCAAGCGGGACCGGGTCATCAGGGAGTACGTGAGGCAGCACCCCGAGCGCTTCCCGCCGCAGG ACAAAAAGACTTTGGCGGAGATCGTGGAGCCCTTCCATCCCATCCGCTAG
- the guca1c gene encoding guanylyl cyclase-activating protein 3, translated as MGAHNSNLDDILEEDMHHWYTKFMRESPSGLITLFELKAMLEMNGMTEEASSYVDQVFYTFDMDGDGYIDFVEYIAAISLLLKGEINQKLKWYFKLFDQDGNGKIDKEELETIFKAIQDITRSYDIPPEEIVTLIYEKIDVNGEGELTLEEFISGAREHPDIMDMLTKMMDLTHVLEIILLGQKKKVN; from the exons ATGGGCGCCCACAACTCCAACCTGGACGACATCCTGGAGGAGGACATGCACCACTGGTACACCAAGTTCATGAGGGAGTCTCCGTCGGGGCTCATCACGCTGTTCGAGCTGAAGGCCATGCTGGAGATGAACGGCATGACGGAGGAGGCCAGCAGCTACGTGGACCAGGTCTTCTACACCTTCGACATGGACGGG GACGGCTACATCGACTTCGTGGAGTACATCGCCGCCAtcagcctgctgctgaaggGCGAGATCAACCAGAAGCTCAAGTGGTACTTCAAGCTCTTCGACCAGGACGGCAACGGCAAGATCGacaaggaggagctggagaccaTCTTCAAG GCCATCCAGGACATCACACGCAGCTACGACATCCCGCCGGAGGAGATCGTCACGCTCATCTACGAGAAGATCGACGTCAACGGAGAAG GCGAGCTGACCCTGGAGGAGTTCATCAGCGGGGCCCGGGAGCACCCCGACATCATGGACATGCTCACCAAGATGATGGACCTGACGCACGTGCTGGAGATCATTCTGCTgggacagaagaagaaagtcaaCTGA
- the rab30 gene encoding ras-related protein Rab-30, with protein MEDYDYLFKIVLIGNAGVGKTCLVRRFTQGLFPPGQGATIGVDFMIKTVEIRGQKVKLQIWDTAGQERFRSITQSYYRSANALILTYDITCEDSFRCLPEWLREIEQYANNQVVTILVGNKIDLAEKREVLRQRAEDFADSQSMLYLETSAKESDNVEKLFLDLAGQLIREAKQNRLDNSDTAPMPGEGKAINYLSCCSIN; from the exons ATGGAGGACTATGACTACCTGTTCAAAATCGTTCTGATCGGGAACGCCGGCGTGGGGAAGACGTGCCTGGTCCGCCGCTTCACTCAG GGGCTGTTCCCTCCCGGACAGGGGGCGACCATCGGAGTGGACTTCATGATCAAGACGGTGGAGATCAGGGGGCAGAAGGTCAAG CTGCAGATCTGGGACACGGCCGGCCAGGAGCGCTTCCGCTCCATCACTCAGAGTTACTACCGCAGTGCCAACGCCCTGATCCTCACCTACGACATCACCTGCGAGGACTCCTTCAGGTGCCTTCCTGAGTGGCTGAGGGAGATCGAGCAGTACGCCAACAACCAGGTGGTGACTATATTAGTCG GTAACAAAATCGATCTGGCAGAGAAGAGGGAGGTTCTTCGACAGCGGGCCGAAGACTTTGCCGACTCCCAGAGCATGCTGTACCTGGAGACCTCGGCCAAAGAGTCGGACAACGTGGAGAAGCTCTTCCTGGACCTGGCCGGCCAGCTGATCCGCGAGGCCAAGCAGAATAGGCTGGACAACAGTGACACTGCCCCCATGCCTGGCGAGGGTAAAGCCATCAACtacctgagctgctgcagcatcAACTGA
- the thrsp gene encoding mid1-interacting protein 1-B-like, with the protein MVDARVHRKSLPLALKRYSAIIGLMEQTVLLPSLLRDVPWDGSGSEPEAGRDLYDTFLMLKAVRNTVESGLVPLEEQAATSKTLETLLDSDPERLFRFHLRGLFSVMSTLTDASRSLTQRYMDIIGFSE; encoded by the coding sequence ATGGTCGACGCCAGGGTCCACAGGAAGAGCCTGCCGCTGGCCCTCAAGAGGTACAGCGCCATCATCGGCCTCATGGAGCAGACGGTCCTGCTGCCCAGCCTGCTGAGGGACGTCCCCTGGGACGGCTCCGGCTCGGAACCCGAGGCCGGCCGGGACCTGTACGACACCTTCCTGATGCTGAAGGCCGTCAGGAACACGGTGGAGAGCGGCCTGGTGCCTCTGGAGGAGCAGGCCGCCACGAGCAAGACGCTGGAGACGCTGCTGGACTCGGACCCCGAGCGGCTCTTCCGCTTCCACCTGAGAGGACTCTTCTCCGTCATGAGCACGCTGACCGACGCCAGCCGGAGCCTGACGCAGCGCTACATGGACATCATCGGCTTCTCCGAGTAG
- the prcp gene encoding lysosomal Pro-X carboxypeptidase — translation MLSKVVKTTGSAFPHPPELDSDVFPLTGRFTSPTGRVKWSWCVQDAAMAAPRLLLFCLCWLDAAAAAAAGPSVSSSSSHSPVSYRTCFFEQKIDHFGFLEDGTFKQRYLVSDRHWRNPGGPVLFYTGNEGDITWFCNNTGFMWDVQEELGAMLVFAEHRYYGESLPFGPDSYRDSKHLNYLTSEQALADFALLVQNLKQSVPGAAESPVIAVGGSYGGMLAAWFRMKYPHVVIGALASSAPIWQFPGLVACGEFSRVVTRDFSRSGVNCDLNIRRSWKAIDNMTSSDAGLRWLSSEFALCSPLKDKMDAAAFKSWLQETWVNLAMVDYPYPSDFLQPLPGWPVQVVCKFLAFQSAVSDQQLLHGVAQAAQVYYNFTGGSSCLNTSQTATGSLGTRGWFYQACTEMVMPMCSDGVQDMFEPQEWNFQAFSDTCQAAFGVRPRPDWARALYGGKDIGSHSNIIFSNGDLDPWSAGGVALNISDSLVSVLIRDGAHHLDLRFANALDPPSARAARALELHYFQLWIKRAMGRSRP, via the exons ATGCTAAGCAAAGTGGTGAAAACCACCGGAAGTGCGTTCCCCCACCCCCCAGAGCTGGACTCCGACGTCTTCCCGCTGACAGGAAGATTCACTTCCCCGACAGGACGCGTCAAGTGGTCATGGTGTGTCCAGGACGCAGCGATGGCGGCGCCGCGGCTCCTGCTCTTCTGCCTGTGCTGGCTtgacgcggcggcggcggcggcggcggggccctccgtgtcctcctcctccagccacaGCCCGGTCTCCTACCGGACCTGCTTCTTCGAGCAGAAG ATCGATCACTTTGGCTTCCTGGAGGACGGCACCTTCAAGCAGCGGTACCTGGTGTCAGACCGGCACTGGCGCAACCCTGGCGGACCTGTCCTGTTCTACACCGGCAACGAGGGCGACATCACCTGGTTCTGCAACAACACG GGCTTCATGTGGGACGTGCAGGAGGAGCTGGGCGCCATGCTGGTGTTCGCAGAACACCGCTACTACGGAGAGTCACTGCCCTTTGGGCCAGACTCCTACAGG GACAGCAAACACCTGAACTACCTGACCTCGGAGCAGGCCCTGGCTGACTTCgccctgctggtccagaacctGAAGCAGAGCGTACCAGGAGCGGCGGAGAGTCCTGTCATCGCTGTGGGCGGGTCCTACGGAGGGATGCTGGCTGCCTGGTTCCGGATGAAGTACCCGCACGTGGTTATCGG CGCTCTGGCGTCGTCTGCGCCAATATGGCAGTTCCCTGGTCTGGTGGCGTGCGGAGAGTTCAGCAGAGTGGTGACCCGGGACTTCTCCAGGAGCGGCGTGAACTGTGATCTCAACATCAGACGGTCGTGGAAGGCCATTGATAACATGACCTCGAGTG ACGCGGGGCTCCGGTGGCTGTCGTCGGAGTTTGCTTTGTGCTCCCCTCTCAAGGACAAGATGGACGCGGCTGCCTTCAAAAGCTGGCTCCAGGAGACCTGGGTCAACCTGGCCATGGTGGACTACCCTTACCCCTCCGACTTCCTGCAGCCCCTGCCGGGCTGGCCCGTCCAG gtggtGTGTAAGTTCCTGGCCTTCCAGTCGGCCGTGTCcgaccagcagctgctgcacggCGTGGCCCAGGCGGCCCAGGTCTACTACAACTTCACCGGAGGCTCCTCTTGTCTCAACACCTCCCAGACGGCCACGGGGAGCCTGGGCACTCGTGGCTGGTTCTACCAG GCCTGCACGGAGATGGTGATGCCCATGTGCTCGGACGGCGTCCAGGACATGTTCGAGCCGCAGGAGTGGAACTTCCAGGCCTTCTCCGACACGTGccaggctgccttcggcgtgcGGCCGCGGCCCGACTGGGCCCGGGCGCTGTACGGCGGCAAGGACATCGGCTCGCACAGCAACATCATCTTCAG TAACGGAGATCTGGACCCGTGGTCCGCCGGGGGCGTGGCCCTCAACATTTCCGACTCCCTGGTCTCCGTCTTGATCCGGGACGGCGCTCACCACTTGGACCTGCGCTTCGCCAACGCGCTGGACCCACCCTCAGCGCGAGCTGCGCGGGCGCTGGAGCTGCACTACTTCCAGCTGTGGATCAAACGGGCCATGGGACGGTCGCGGCCCTGA
- the LOC128747604 gene encoding protein FAM181B encodes MALQTAIMNPQFMSFCFPAAVMELEVEKGLERSLLAEADQDFRESTRDLLSFMDSASSNIKLALDKPAKSKRKVNHRKYLQKQIKRCSGMVAPCEAPAKRPAPAPPRPLLKRDGVQASLQTRSLAALFSPGSEARGAKKPPLRHRNLPPSFFTEPALGSGVSSTSGMTLKDLERGNPEAADFLELLGPDYSSVLSEQDPYQRVPADLGGLEHPAYEEPWTSCSRRLSQASRCAPGQVFSSGVAEDNPLCTLSFATLFADCSLPQATYDPSGGGGSGYSSL; translated from the coding sequence ATGGCTCTTCAGACCGCGATCATGAACCCCCAGTTCATGAGCTTCTGCTTCCCCGCCGCCGTgatggagctggaggtggagaaaggtctggagaggagcctGCTGGCCGAGGCCGACCAGGACTTCAGGGAGAGCACCCGGGACCTGCTGAGCTTCATGGACTCGGCCTCCAGCAACATCAAGCTGGCCCTGGACAAGCCGGCCAAGTCCAAGAGGAAGGTCAACCACCGCAAGTACCTGCAGAAGCAGATCAAGCGCTGCTCGGGCATGGTGGCCCCCTGCGAGGCCCCGGCCAAGAGGCCCGCCCCCGCGCCGCCCAGGCCGCTCCTGAAGCGAGACGGCGTCCAGGCCAGCCTGCAGACCAGGAGCCTGGCCGCCCTCTTCAGCCCGGGGAGCGAGGCCAGGGGGGCCAAGAAGCCCCCGCTCCGGCACCGCAACCTGCCGCCGTCCTTCTTCACCGAGCCGGCGCTGGGCTCCGGGGTCAGCTCCACCTCGGGAATGACTCTCAAGGACTTGGAGCGCGGGAACCCGGAGGCGGCCGACTTCTTGGAGCTGCTGGGACCCGACTACAGCAGCGTGCTGTCGGAGCAGGACCCGTACCAGCGAGTCCCGGCCGACCTGGGGGGTCTGGAGCACCCGGCCTACGAGGAGCCCTGGACTAGCTGCTCCCGGAGACTGAGCCAGGCTTCGCGCTGCGCTCCCGGCCAGGTCTTCAGCTCTGGAGTCGCCGAGGACAACCCCCTGTGCACGCTGAGCTTCGCCACCCTGTTTGCGGACTGCTCGCTCCCGCAGGCGACCTACGACcccagcggcggcggcggcagcggctaCTCGTCTCTGTGA